A part of Camelus ferus isolate YT-003-E chromosome 6, BCGSAC_Cfer_1.0, whole genome shotgun sequence genomic DNA contains:
- the LOC102523707 gene encoding olfactory receptor 4K13 codes for MDLLTNTSSVSEFILLGLSSSQEIQILFFAIFFLIYVAIIVGNLLIVISVIFDNHLHSPMYFFLANLSFFDLCLSSAATPKVISDFLRKRKTISWWGCMTQMFFMHFFGGGEMSLLIAMAIDRYAAICRPLHYKTIMSHKVLTGLLLLSWAVGLMHTTSQMVFTVGLPFCGPNVMDSFFCDLPLVIKLACTETYNLQLLVAMNSGLLSLGCFLLLLMSYILMLVTIRQHSFSASSKALSTLSAHITVVTLFFGPAIFIYAFPFNSYSVDKFLSIFYSIITPFLNPIIYTLRNQEMKAAMKRLSRQHMVSWLTH; via the coding sequence ATGGATCTCCTGACTAACACATCAAGTGTTTCTGAGTTCATCCTGCTGGGACTTTCCAGTTCTCAAGAAATTCAAATACTCTTTTTTGCAATCTTCTTTCTCATTTACGTGGCCATCATAGTAGGAAACCTCCTCATTGTGATCTCTGTGATATTTGATAACCATCTTCACTCCCCCATGTATTTCTTTTTGGCAAACTTATCATTTTTTGACTTATGTCTTTCCTCTGCTGCAACTCCAAAAGTGATTTCAGACTTCCTCAGAAAACGCAAGACCATCTCTTGGTGGGGCTGCATGACTCAGATGTTTTTTATGCACTTCTTTGGAGGTGGAGAGATGTCTCTTCTGATAGCTATGGCCATCGACAGGTATGCTGCCATATGCAGACCTCTGCACTACAAGACCATCATGAGTCACAAGGTGCTCACTGGGTTACTGCTGCTCTCATGGGCAGTTGGGCTCATGCATACCACGAGCCAGATGGTTTTCACAGTGGGTTTGCCCTTCTGCGGCCCCAATGTCATGGACAGCTTCTTCTGTGACCTTCCCCTGGTCATCAAGCTGGCCTGCACTGAGACCTACAACCTACAGCTCTTGGTGGCTATGAACAGTGGACTCCTGTCCCtgggctgcttcctcctcttgCTCATGTCCTACATTCTCATGCTGGTCACCATCCGGCAACACTCCTTCAGCGCATCCTCCAAGGCTCTGTCCACACTATCTGCTCACATCACTGTGGTCACTCTCTTCTTTGGTCCTGCTATCTTCATCTATGCTTTCCCGTTTAATAGCTATTCTGTAGATAagtttctttccatattttactCTATAATCACCCCTTTCCTTAATCCAATTATTTATACTCTGAGGAATCAGGAAATGAAGGCAGCTATGAAGAGACTGAGCAGGCAGCATATGGTTTCTTGGCTCACCCACTAA